The following proteins are co-located in the Nonlabens ponticola genome:
- the purL gene encoding phosphoribosylformylglycinamidine synthase: MIHFYGDPSTLVYAVQTTQELSDEDDKKLQWLFGNMPKIEAKSIPGYFTGPRATTITPWSTNAVEITQNMQIDGIKRIEQFNACTADSDYDKMLLMKCDQLDQDRFTIDVEAAGVQEIEDIAAYNMQEGLSLSDDEIDYLMGLSKKLERPLTDSEVFGFSQVNSEHCRHKIFNGTFIIDGEEKNSSLFQLIKKTSKENPNEIISAYSDNVAFIKGPQAEQFAPATADKPDVYQTSLFDSVISLKAETHNFPTTVEPFNGAATGSGGEIRDRLAGGQGSLPLAGTAVYMTSYSRLAQDRPWEQNFEARDWLYQTPLDILIKASNGASDFGNKFGQPLIAGSVLTFEHQEAGQNLGYDKVIMQAGGVGYGKHSQALKITPAPGDDIVVMGGDNYRIGMGGAAVSSADTGAMDSGIELNAVQRSNPEMQKRAANAVRAMVESDNNLIKSIHDHGAGGHLNCLSELVEETGGTIDVDALPVGDPTLSRKELIGNESQERMGLVMDSKDTAHLERIAQRERAPFYKVGKVTGDNKFVFSEKDGRSPMDLALEDMFGSSPKTIMKDETVDRKYQEIEYKQQEITSYITDVLKLEAVACKDWLTNKVDRCVSGRVAKQQTCGELQLPLNNVGVMAMDYNGVNGIATTLGHSPISGLIDPVAGARNSIAEALTNLVFAPMEKGLAGVSLSANWMWPCNNPGEDARLYAAVEAVSNFAIELGINIPTGKDSLSMKQKYPDKEVLSPGTVIITAVGSCDAITQVVEPVLQPIEDAPVYYINMSGDAHKLGGSSFGQTRGAVGQEVPTIVDSSAFAKAWTTIQQHIKKGGVLAGHDVASGGLITSLLEMCFPSSNVGMQLDLAELGGDIIKILFAENAGIILQTADRSIEKELSDTGIPFYHIGHATTTGQVVINDLELDVAKYRDQWYETSHLLDAHQSGEQKADERFENYKNQPLKFKFPEQHTGKLPELPKKKIKAAIIREKGSNSEREMARALYLAGFEVLDVHMTDLITGRETLEEVQFIAAVGGFSNSDVLGSAKGWAGAFKYNDKANKALTNFFAREDTMSLGVCNGCQLFVELGLINPDHDDKPKMLHNDSGKFECSFTSVEIVENNSIMLKSLAGSKLGIWAAHGEGKFHLPKERNAYNIPATYAYNSYPANPNGSAYNAAMLNSDDGRHLVMMPHLERSTFTWNWAFYPDDHREDEVTPWLAAFVNARVWLADK, encoded by the coding sequence ATGATCCACTTTTATGGCGACCCATCTACCCTAGTTTATGCCGTTCAAACTACACAAGAACTGAGTGATGAAGATGACAAAAAGTTGCAGTGGCTTTTTGGCAACATGCCAAAAATAGAGGCTAAATCTATTCCAGGATATTTCACTGGACCTCGTGCCACGACTATTACACCATGGTCAACGAATGCTGTGGAAATCACCCAGAACATGCAAATTGACGGTATCAAGCGTATTGAACAATTCAACGCTTGTACCGCAGATAGTGACTATGACAAGATGCTATTGATGAAATGTGATCAATTAGATCAGGATCGTTTTACAATCGATGTTGAGGCCGCTGGCGTTCAAGAAATTGAAGACATTGCTGCATACAACATGCAGGAAGGCTTATCACTAAGTGACGATGAGATCGATTACCTAATGGGCTTATCAAAAAAACTGGAACGACCACTAACTGATTCTGAAGTTTTTGGGTTCTCGCAAGTAAATAGTGAGCACTGCCGTCACAAGATATTCAACGGCACATTTATCATCGATGGTGAGGAAAAGAACAGCTCTCTATTTCAACTTATAAAAAAGACCAGCAAGGAAAATCCTAACGAGATTATCAGTGCCTATTCAGACAATGTGGCTTTTATAAAAGGACCGCAAGCAGAACAGTTTGCACCTGCAACCGCCGACAAGCCTGATGTTTATCAAACCAGTTTGTTTGATAGTGTCATCTCTTTAAAAGCCGAAACGCATAATTTCCCAACGACCGTTGAGCCATTCAATGGCGCGGCAACTGGTTCTGGTGGTGAGATACGCGATAGACTTGCTGGTGGTCAAGGTTCGCTACCACTCGCAGGAACAGCCGTTTACATGACCAGCTATTCACGACTGGCGCAAGACAGGCCGTGGGAACAAAATTTTGAAGCGCGTGACTGGTTGTATCAAACACCGCTGGATATTTTAATCAAGGCATCTAATGGTGCCAGTGATTTTGGCAACAAATTTGGCCAGCCGCTCATCGCTGGTTCGGTACTGACGTTTGAGCATCAGGAAGCTGGACAAAATCTAGGCTATGATAAAGTCATCATGCAAGCTGGTGGCGTTGGTTATGGTAAACATTCACAGGCACTTAAAATCACGCCGGCACCAGGCGATGATATCGTCGTCATGGGTGGCGACAACTACCGTATAGGAATGGGCGGCGCTGCGGTAAGCAGTGCAGATACTGGCGCCATGGATAGCGGCATTGAACTCAACGCGGTACAACGATCCAATCCAGAAATGCAAAAACGTGCAGCAAATGCTGTGCGTGCCATGGTAGAAAGTGATAATAATCTCATCAAATCCATTCACGACCACGGTGCTGGTGGACATCTTAATTGTTTATCAGAGTTGGTTGAGGAAACTGGTGGTACGATCGATGTAGACGCATTGCCAGTAGGTGATCCTACTCTATCGCGCAAGGAATTGATAGGTAATGAGTCCCAAGAACGTATGGGTCTAGTCATGGATTCTAAGGATACAGCGCATTTAGAGCGCATTGCACAACGAGAACGAGCACCATTCTATAAGGTTGGAAAAGTGACTGGTGATAATAAGTTCGTTTTTAGTGAAAAGGATGGTCGCAGCCCGATGGATCTCGCGCTGGAAGATATGTTTGGTTCCAGTCCTAAAACCATCATGAAGGATGAAACCGTTGATCGTAAGTATCAAGAAATCGAGTATAAGCAACAAGAAATTACCAGCTACATTACAGATGTACTAAAACTTGAGGCTGTAGCATGTAAAGACTGGCTAACCAACAAAGTAGATCGTTGTGTAAGTGGTAGAGTTGCCAAGCAACAAACTTGCGGTGAGCTACAATTACCTCTCAATAATGTAGGCGTTATGGCCATGGATTATAATGGAGTCAACGGCATTGCCACGACTTTAGGTCACAGCCCAATCAGCGGATTGATTGATCCAGTAGCTGGCGCCAGAAACAGTATTGCCGAGGCATTGACGAACCTTGTTTTTGCACCGATGGAAAAAGGCCTGGCTGGAGTTAGCCTGAGCGCCAACTGGATGTGGCCATGTAACAATCCTGGCGAGGACGCTAGATTATATGCCGCTGTTGAGGCAGTTAGCAACTTTGCCATTGAGTTGGGTATCAACATTCCCACCGGTAAGGATAGCCTGAGCATGAAGCAAAAGTATCCAGATAAGGAAGTACTCTCGCCTGGAACCGTTATCATCACTGCGGTAGGTAGTTGCGACGCCATTACTCAAGTCGTTGAACCTGTGTTGCAACCCATAGAGGACGCACCTGTTTACTACATCAATATGAGTGGTGATGCTCATAAATTAGGTGGTTCTAGTTTTGGTCAAACTCGTGGTGCTGTTGGTCAAGAAGTGCCTACGATTGTTGATAGTTCCGCTTTCGCGAAAGCGTGGACAACCATACAACAACACATTAAAAAAGGTGGTGTGCTAGCAGGACACGACGTTGCAAGCGGTGGTTTGATCACTAGCTTATTAGAAATGTGTTTCCCATCTAGCAATGTAGGAATGCAATTGGATCTCGCCGAATTGGGTGGTGATATTATCAAGATCCTTTTTGCAGAAAATGCTGGAATCATCCTGCAAACCGCCGATCGCAGTATCGAGAAAGAACTATCTGATACTGGAATACCGTTTTATCACATTGGACATGCTACTACCACTGGTCAAGTTGTCATTAACGATCTAGAATTAGATGTGGCGAAGTATCGCGATCAATGGTATGAGACCTCGCACCTACTCGATGCTCATCAATCAGGTGAACAAAAAGCCGATGAGCGCTTTGAGAACTATAAAAACCAACCGCTAAAATTCAAATTCCCTGAGCAGCACACTGGGAAATTACCTGAATTGCCTAAGAAGAAAATTAAGGCAGCCATCATACGTGAAAAAGGAAGTAATAGTGAGCGGGAAATGGCAAGAGCCTTATATCTAGCAGGTTTTGAAGTACTGGACGTTCACATGACAGATTTGATAACTGGTAGAGAAACGCTGGAAGAGGTTCAGTTCATAGCAGCTGTTGGTGGATTTTCAAATAGTGATGTTTTGGGAAGTGCCAAAGGTTGGGCTGGTGCATTCAAATACAATGACAAGGCGAATAAGGCGCTGACGAATTTCTTTGCTCGTGAAGACACGATGAGCCTGGGCGTTTGTAATGGATGCCAACTATTTGTGGAGTTAGGTTTGATCAATCCAGATCATGATGACAAGCCTAAAATGCTACATAACGATTCTGGTAAATTTGAATGTAGTTTCACCAGTGTAGAAATCGTAGAAAACAATTCTATTATGCTCAAAAGTCTAGCCGGTAGCAAATTAGGAATATGGGCGGCGCACGGTGAAGGTAAATTTCACTTACCTAAAGAGCGAAATGCTTACAACATTCCTGCGACCTATGCATATAATAGCTATCCAGCTAATCCTAATGGGTCTGCCTATAATGCTGCAATGCTGAACAGCGATGATGGCCGTCACTTGGTGATGATGCCACATTTAGAAAGATCTACTTTTACATGGAATTGGGCGTTTTATCCAGACGATCACAGAGAAGATGAAGTTACACCATGGTTGGCAGCATTTGTGAATGCTCGTGTATGGTTAGCGGATAAATAA
- a CDS encoding DoxX family protein codes for MNWSKVSVFAFIIFYGVAGVVHFVNPEVYFPVIPDWLGDPAIINYLAGATELLVAILVIFNRTRKTAGLLAVAMLLAFTISHIYFIMNDSCAGDLCLDPWIGWARLIVIHPLLIWWAYGVSKYGGARL; via the coding sequence ATGAACTGGAGTAAAGTCTCGGTCTTCGCATTCATTATCTTTTATGGTGTCGCAGGAGTCGTCCATTTTGTAAATCCTGAAGTCTATTTTCCGGTAATTCCAGATTGGTTAGGTGATCCAGCCATCATTAATTACCTCGCTGGCGCTACTGAGCTGTTGGTGGCCATTCTCGTTATATTCAATCGCACCAGAAAAACAGCTGGCTTACTAGCAGTAGCCATGCTGCTCGCTTTTACCATCTCGCATATTTACTTCATTATGAACGATAGTTGCGCTGGCGATTTATGTCTTGATCCGTGGATTGGTTGGGCACGTCTTATTGTTATTCACCCATTGTTGATTTGGTGGGCTTATGGGGTTTCCAAATATGGTGGTGCACGATTATAA
- a CDS encoding NHL repeat-containing protein translates to MKTISLALIFLAIVSCKTQNTQNSKVQETNEKRLSISTPPVITLLSETPNLAHAESVFYDPIYDRLYVSVQGEQEPGDGSIATLDLQGNVLDLTFTTGLDNPKGIAIKNDAIYVSDVTKLVAIDRKSGKIKQEYSLGDEQFLNDVAVDDQGNVYVSDMRSSSIYRLSPNRVYARWMTSPLLENPNGLLAVNNQLYVAAWGLPSKVEGEKSSGRFLKVDPYSKKVTNITASPQGNLDGVQLFDESHFLISDWSAGTIHKASKDGGFEDFFTSEFSVGDILYIQDKQLMVLPLNRQNKVQIYSVR, encoded by the coding sequence ATGAAGACTATTTCTCTCGCCTTGATATTTCTAGCGATTGTTTCCTGCAAAACTCAAAACACGCAAAATTCAAAAGTTCAAGAAACTAATGAAAAGCGGTTGTCCATATCGACGCCACCAGTCATCACGCTTTTATCTGAAACGCCTAATCTCGCACATGCAGAATCTGTCTTTTATGATCCTATATACGATCGGCTTTACGTGTCTGTTCAAGGTGAGCAAGAACCTGGTGACGGCAGTATTGCAACACTTGATCTTCAAGGCAATGTACTCGATCTAACATTTACCACTGGTCTAGATAATCCAAAAGGGATTGCCATCAAAAATGACGCAATCTATGTTTCAGATGTCACAAAACTTGTCGCGATTGATCGTAAATCAGGTAAAATCAAACAAGAATATAGTCTAGGTGATGAACAGTTCCTAAATGATGTGGCAGTAGATGATCAAGGCAACGTGTACGTATCTGATATGCGATCATCATCTATTTATAGGTTATCTCCTAACCGCGTTTATGCGCGATGGATGACCTCGCCATTGCTAGAAAATCCTAATGGACTCTTAGCTGTCAATAATCAATTATATGTGGCTGCATGGGGTTTGCCGTCAAAAGTTGAAGGTGAAAAATCTTCTGGTAGATTTTTAAAAGTTGATCCTTATTCAAAGAAAGTTACCAATATTACCGCATCACCGCAAGGTAATCTAGACGGTGTGCAGCTGTTTGATGAGAGCCATTTTCTTATATCAGATTGGAGTGCCGGCACCATTCACAAAGCTTCAAAAGATGGTGGCTTTGAAGATTTTTTCACTTCAGAATTTAGCGTTGGTGATATTCTATACATTCAGGATAAACAATTGATGGTGTTGCCGCTTAACCGTCAAAATAAAGTTCAAATTTATAGCGTGAGGTAA
- a CDS encoding head GIN domain-containing protein, with amino-acid sequence MKKVIIVAIALIAFQSTNAQWWSSNKKVSGNGDVITQTFNTDDYDQIKVAGSMDVVLVAGTEGTIEVEAESNIMEYLEIETKGDKLEIGVKDGININTRKGIMVTVPVKDISRISMAGSGDISSDLTLKSDKMEVSVAGSGDITLTTESRALELNVAGSGDLKMSGRTENLNASVAGSGDISAYGLKANNVRASIAGSGDVSVFCNGGKMNASIVGSGDLRYKGKTSDIKKSVMGSGDITKM; translated from the coding sequence ATGAAAAAAGTAATTATAGTAGCAATCGCTCTTATCGCATTTCAATCAACAAATGCACAATGGTGGAGCAGTAATAAAAAAGTGTCTGGTAACGGTGACGTGATCACCCAAACTTTTAACACCGATGATTATGATCAGATTAAAGTAGCTGGATCGATGGATGTGGTACTCGTTGCTGGTACCGAAGGTACTATCGAGGTAGAAGCAGAATCTAACATCATGGAATACCTAGAAATAGAGACCAAAGGTGATAAATTAGAAATAGGCGTTAAGGATGGTATCAATATCAACACGCGCAAAGGGATCATGGTCACCGTTCCTGTGAAGGATATAAGCAGAATAAGTATGGCTGGTAGCGGTGATATCTCAAGCGATTTAACCTTAAAATCAGACAAAATGGAAGTATCTGTTGCTGGTAGCGGCGATATCACACTCACTACGGAATCTAGAGCTCTTGAATTAAATGTCGCTGGTAGTGGTGATCTTAAAATGAGCGGTCGTACTGAAAATTTAAATGCATCAGTTGCTGGTAGTGGTGACATCAGTGCTTACGGCCTCAAGGCAAATAATGTACGCGCCAGCATTGCAGGTAGCGGTGACGTATCTGTTTTTTGTAATGGTGGTAAGATGAATGCTAGTATCGTTGGATCAGGTGATTTGAGATATAAAGGAAAAACTAGCGACATCAAAAAATCAGTGATGGGTAGTGGTGATATTACCAAGATGTAA
- the lon gene encoding endopeptidase La — protein sequence MSQDQFDQDAEFIPLLSSEDEKEMNAEAVPESLPILPLRNMVLFPGVVIPITAGRDQSIKLLQEANKASEVIGVVAQKDETIEDPTKDDLHATGVVARILKVFKMPDGNTTVIIQGKKRFELGEITDTDPYLRATTIAVDEARPAADNEEFKAIIDNIKELSLEIIKESPNIPSEASFAIKNIESSSFLVNFVSSNMNLKVEDKQKLLEINDLKERALETLRFMNIERQKLELKNDIQSRVQTDINKQQREYFLHQQMKTIQEELGGGVSSHQEIDEMRQRAKSKKWDDKVKEHFEKELAKMQRMNPQVAEFSIQRNYLDLFLDLPWNEFSKDNFDLKRAMRILDRDHYGLDEVKKRIIEYLAVLKLRNDMKSPILCLYGPPGVGKTSLGKSIAEALGREYVRISLGGLRDEAEIRGHRKTYIGAMPGRIIQSIKKAKTSNPVFVLDEIDKLSNSHNGDPSSAMLEVLDPEQNNSFYDNFLEMGFDLSKVMFVATCNSLQTIQPALRDRMEIINVTGYTIEEKVEIGKKHLLPKQLKEHGLDNSHLKIGKKQIEKIVEGYTRESGVRTLDKQMAQMVRYAAKSIAMEEEYDLKVTNETVVEVLGSPKMQRDKYENNEVAGVVTGLAWTRVGGDILFIESILSKGKGQLSITGNLGKVMKESATIAMEYIKSNADVLGIDPEIFGKYNVHVHVPEGATPKDGPSAGITMLTSLVSLFTQRKVKKSIAMTGEITLRGKVLPVGGIKEKILAAKRARIKEILLCEQNRRDIEEIKPEYLKGLTFHYVSDMSNVLELALTKQKVKNAKKL from the coding sequence ATGTCACAGGATCAGTTTGATCAAGATGCGGAATTTATACCGCTGCTGAGCAGCGAGGATGAGAAAGAAATGAATGCCGAGGCGGTTCCAGAATCCTTGCCTATACTGCCATTGCGTAACATGGTGTTGTTTCCAGGTGTGGTAATTCCCATCACCGCAGGACGTGATCAATCCATAAAATTATTGCAGGAAGCCAACAAGGCGAGCGAGGTCATAGGTGTGGTTGCTCAAAAAGACGAGACCATTGAAGATCCTACCAAAGATGATCTACATGCTACAGGCGTGGTGGCACGTATTCTCAAGGTATTCAAGATGCCTGATGGTAATACGACCGTGATTATTCAGGGTAAAAAACGTTTTGAGCTAGGTGAAATCACTGATACAGACCCTTATTTGCGTGCCACCACGATAGCTGTTGATGAGGCTAGACCAGCCGCAGATAATGAGGAGTTCAAGGCGATCATTGATAATATCAAAGAATTATCGTTAGAGATCATTAAGGAAAGTCCCAACATTCCTAGCGAGGCGTCGTTTGCGATTAAGAATATCGAGTCAAGTTCATTCCTTGTGAACTTTGTCTCGTCCAATATGAACCTGAAGGTTGAGGACAAACAAAAGCTTTTGGAAATCAATGACCTCAAAGAGCGAGCGCTGGAAACATTGCGTTTCATGAACATCGAGCGCCAGAAGTTAGAGCTCAAAAATGATATCCAGTCTAGAGTCCAGACCGATATCAACAAGCAGCAGCGTGAGTATTTCCTACATCAACAAATGAAGACCATCCAGGAAGAATTGGGTGGTGGCGTGAGTTCTCATCAAGAGATTGATGAAATGCGACAACGCGCCAAGAGTAAAAAGTGGGACGACAAGGTCAAAGAGCATTTTGAAAAAGAACTTGCCAAGATGCAACGCATGAATCCGCAAGTTGCAGAATTTTCCATACAGCGCAATTACCTGGATCTGTTCCTCGATTTGCCATGGAACGAGTTTTCAAAAGATAATTTTGACCTGAAACGCGCGATGCGCATTTTGGATCGCGATCATTATGGTCTAGACGAGGTTAAGAAGCGCATCATTGAATATCTAGCGGTATTAAAACTGCGCAACGATATGAAATCGCCCATTTTATGTTTGTATGGACCACCAGGTGTTGGTAAAACATCACTAGGTAAATCTATTGCAGAGGCTTTGGGCCGAGAATATGTACGCATCTCGCTAGGAGGTTTGCGCGATGAAGCAGAAATACGCGGGCACCGTAAAACCTATATAGGCGCGATGCCTGGACGTATTATTCAAAGCATCAAGAAAGCTAAAACCTCTAATCCGGTTTTTGTTTTGGATGAAATTGATAAGCTGAGCAATTCACACAATGGTGATCCATCAAGCGCCATGTTAGAGGTACTAGATCCAGAACAAAACAACAGTTTTTATGATAATTTCCTAGAGATGGGATTTGATTTGAGTAAGGTGATGTTTGTCGCAACTTGTAACAGTTTACAGACGATACAACCAGCCTTGCGCGATCGTATGGAAATCATCAATGTGACTGGTTATACTATTGAGGAAAAAGTTGAGATAGGAAAGAAACACCTATTACCTAAACAACTTAAGGAACACGGACTTGATAATTCACACCTTAAAATAGGGAAGAAGCAAATTGAAAAAATAGTTGAAGGCTACACTCGCGAGAGTGGCGTACGTACGCTAGACAAGCAAATGGCCCAAATGGTGCGCTATGCAGCCAAGAGTATTGCCATGGAAGAAGAATATGATCTCAAAGTCACTAACGAGACAGTTGTCGAAGTATTGGGATCGCCTAAAATGCAGCGTGATAAGTATGAGAATAATGAGGTTGCTGGTGTAGTAACTGGACTTGCCTGGACGAGAGTAGGTGGTGATATTCTTTTTATTGAATCCATCCTTAGTAAAGGAAAAGGACAGCTTTCCATCACAGGAAACTTAGGTAAAGTGATGAAAGAAAGTGCAACCATCGCTATGGAATACATCAAATCCAATGCAGATGTGTTGGGTATTGATCCAGAGATTTTTGGTAAGTACAATGTGCACGTTCACGTACCAGAAGGAGCAACGCCTAAAGATGGTCCTAGCGCAGGTATCACGATGCTGACTTCGCTAGTATCGCTATTTACTCAGCGCAAGGTCAAGAAAAGCATTGCTATGACTGGTGAAATCACACTACGCGGTAAAGTCCTACCAGTAGGCGGAATCAAAGAAAAGATTCTAGCTGCAAAACGTGCACGAATCAAAGAAATCTTGCTCTGCGAGCAAAACCGCCGCGATATTGAAGAGATCAAACCAGAATACCTCAAAGGCTTGACGTTTCATTATGTAAGCGATATGAGCAATGTTTTGGAATTGGCATTAACTAAGCAGAAAGTTAAGAATGCTAAGAAATTGTAG
- a CDS encoding RNA polymerase sigma factor, with product MNLQPTENDLFDLCQQGSRKAQMKVYNDYARGMYNVSLRIVQDTAQAEDIMQESMITAFAKMADWNRTATFGSWLKRIVVNNSLTYLRKNKRMPMVAMDDEQYEQVPDDEPLDLAESGATATKVLEVMKTLKESYRQILNLHLIEGMDNEEISHIMNISHGMCRTTLSRAKTSLKNKMQAL from the coding sequence GTGAATTTACAACCAACCGAAAACGATCTTTTTGACCTGTGCCAGCAAGGCAGCCGCAAGGCGCAAATGAAAGTGTACAACGATTATGCACGCGGTATGTATAACGTCTCGTTACGTATCGTGCAGGACACTGCACAGGCCGAAGATATTATGCAGGAAAGCATGATCACAGCCTTTGCTAAGATGGCCGACTGGAATCGTACGGCAACCTTTGGCAGCTGGTTAAAGCGCATAGTAGTCAATAACAGCTTGACCTACTTGAGAAAAAATAAACGCATGCCCATGGTGGCTATGGATGATGAGCAATATGAGCAGGTACCAGACGATGAGCCACTGGATCTCGCAGAAAGTGGCGCAACCGCTACAAAAGTGCTTGAAGTAATGAAAACCCTTAAAGAAAGTTATAGACAAATATTGAATTTGCACCTGATAGAAGGAATGGATAATGAGGAAATAAGTCACATCATGAACATTAGTCATGGGATGTGTAGAACAACCTTATCGCGTGCTAAAACAAGTCTTAAAAATAAAATGCAAGCCCTATGA
- a CDS encoding GNAT family N-acetyltransferase, translating to MMRIYRPVYQHLWFDDGSEYVYSQYNEEQLKTDLADSNAVYYFVNFNKQIVGIFRFIEAVMPSIKNTKAIKLLRLYLDPAVHGLGIGKELISWLIAYARKQNFDCIWLESMDSQQQAIQFYKKVGFEIDHAFVLDSPSMRSTYRGMYRMKLNL from the coding sequence ATGATGCGTATTTATCGACCCGTTTACCAGCATCTATGGTTTGATGATGGTAGCGAGTATGTATATTCACAGTATAATGAAGAGCAACTTAAAACAGATCTAGCAGACTCAAACGCCGTTTACTACTTCGTCAATTTTAACAAGCAAATTGTTGGAATATTCAGGTTTATAGAAGCTGTGATGCCGTCAATAAAAAATACAAAAGCCATCAAACTACTTCGCTTATACCTTGATCCAGCAGTTCATGGTTTGGGCATAGGCAAAGAGCTTATTAGCTGGCTAATAGCTTACGCTAGAAAGCAAAATTTTGATTGCATATGGTTAGAATCGATGGACAGTCAGCAACAAGCGATTCAGTTTTATAAAAAAGTTGGTTTTGAAATTGATCACGCTTTTGTTCTCGATAGCCCTAGCATGCGATCAACATATCGTGGCATGTATCGCATGAAATTGAATTTATAA
- a CDS encoding RTX iron-regulated FrpC family protein, producing MKKVGLFILFVSSVLIISCDDKNKRDKADQEFIEVQDVENSTKKENKERYEEKIGRLEDQLQGTWTRIDYPYSTFIFKENSAKLISEGLAEEPEFKTYTLSYSCNGKTNAQGYSYLWYEDTQYCETIKVQNDTLIQSNPDFDYLIKYIQKQNINELE from the coding sequence ATGAAAAAGGTTGGTCTGTTTATTTTGTTTGTATCATCAGTATTGATCATTTCCTGTGACGATAAAAATAAAAGAGATAAAGCGGATCAAGAGTTTATAGAGGTTCAGGACGTTGAGAATTCTACGAAAAAAGAAAATAAGGAACGTTACGAAGAAAAGATTGGTCGGCTAGAAGATCAATTACAAGGTACCTGGACACGCATTGATTATCCATACAGTACTTTTATTTTTAAAGAAAACAGCGCAAAGCTTATCTCAGAAGGACTTGCGGAAGAGCCAGAATTCAAAACTTATACTTTGAGCTATTCCTGCAATGGTAAAACCAATGCACAAGGCTATTCATATTTGTGGTACGAGGATACCCAGTATTGTGAAACCATAAAAGTTCAAAATGACACGTTGATACAGAGCAATCCAGATTTTGATTATCTAATCAAATACATCCAGAAACAAAATATTAATGAACTGGAGTAA
- a CDS encoding KTSC domain-containing protein, whose amino-acid sequence MKRINQYKKMFHVEGNIDLKELKKSYRNLVKEWHPDKFQDGDNKKDEAEVMSRQIIDGYHFLVSIAPETKEANLDAYKQTTTNSGIEDFDHKGQVLEITFLDGSTYEYFGVQKNIFQKLINAPNRYRYAKRNIFNNYLYRKSKKDKEMA is encoded by the coding sequence ATGAAACGAATCAATCAGTACAAAAAAATGTTCCATGTAGAAGGAAACATTGACCTCAAGGAACTTAAAAAGTCCTATCGCAATCTTGTGAAGGAATGGCATCCAGATAAGTTTCAAGACGGAGACAATAAAAAAGACGAGGCAGAAGTCATGAGCCGCCAAATCATTGACGGCTATCATTTTCTAGTAAGTATTGCACCAGAAACTAAGGAAGCTAACCTCGATGCATACAAGCAGACAACTACTAATTCTGGAATTGAAGACTTTGATCACAAAGGTCAAGTTCTAGAAATCACTTTTCTTGATGGCAGTACTTATGAATACTTTGGTGTGCAAAAAAACATTTTCCAAAAATTAATCAACGCACCTAACCGCTATAGATATGCTAAGCGTAACATTTTCAATAACTATCTATATCGCAAGAGTAAAAAAGATAAAGAAATGGCATAA